The proteins below are encoded in one region of Triticum aestivum cultivar Chinese Spring chromosome 1B, IWGSC CS RefSeq v2.1, whole genome shotgun sequence:
- the LOC123093979 gene encoding uncharacterized protein, which yields MPPKLVRELGEMEELVEEILIRLPPDEPGNLLRASLACKPWRRLLSSRGFRRRYRDFHRTPPMLGFLHTWLCPYTEFVPTTDFLPREPDLLQSRYSVEDCRHGRVLLRYFDTDENMPLLVIWEPVTGSQTVLRRPEMSGTSSSTSVLCAADGCRHGDCHSGPSLVVFVSLDEEARVATASMYSSETGNWSSPVSLDVGFVEIEISFAMMPSVLVGDALYFPISRNYINGILKYDLAQTCLDIHLPLFQRSWSAPSRALTLFLQSRILAPI from the coding sequence ATGCCGCCGAAGCTGGTGCGGGAGCTGGGCGAGATGGAGGAGCTCGTGGAGGAGATCCTCATCCGCCTCCCGCCAGACGAGCCCGGGAACCTCCTCCGCGCCTCCCTCGCCTGCAAGCCGTGGCGCCGCCTCCTCTCCAGCCGCGGCTTCCGTCGCCGCTACCGGGACTTCCACCGAACGCCTCCCATGCTCGGCTTCCTCCACACCTGGCTGTGCCCGTACACCGAGTTCGTCCCCACCACGGACTTCCTCCCACGCGAGCCCGATCTACTGCAAAGTCGTTACTCCGTGGAGGACTGCCGCCACGGCCGCGTCCTCCTCCGGTACTTCGATACGGACGAGAACATGCCGCTCTTAGTCATCTGGGAGCCCGTGACGGGCAGCCAGACGGTGCTGCGCCGCCCCGAAATGTCGGGGACGAGCAGCTCCACCTCGGTGCTCTGTGCCGCGGACGGCTGCAGGCACGGTGACTGCCATTCGGGTCCATCTCTCGTGGTTTTCGTCAGCCTTGACGAGGAAGCGAGGGTCGCCACGGCCTCCATGTACTCGTCGGAGACGGGTAACTGGAGCTCTCCGGTCTCTCTGGATGTTGGTTTTGTTGAGATTGAAATCAGCTTCGCTATGATGCCTAGTGTTCTTGTCGGAGACGCGCTCTATTTCCCCATTTCGAGGAACTATATTAATGGTATTCTCAAGTATGACTTGGCTCAAACCTGCCTAGACATTCATCTGCCGTTGTTTCAACGGAGTTGGTCGGCTCCATCGAGGGCACTGACATTGTTTTTGCAATCACGGATCTTGGCACCTATATGA